A window of the Cygnus atratus isolate AKBS03 ecotype Queensland, Australia chromosome 4, CAtr_DNAZoo_HiC_assembly, whole genome shotgun sequence genome harbors these coding sequences:
- the LCORL gene encoding ligand-dependent nuclear receptor corepressor-like protein isoform X2, whose amino-acid sequence MDEKCSFCNLHKETVSDRASIIGSSQSTPTEELSSQGQSNTDKIECQAENYLNALFRKKDLPQNCDPNIPLVAQELMKKMIRQFAIEYISKSSKIQENRNGSSFEPSMICKSIQMNQTENSLQEEQDSPLDLTVNRTQEQNTQQGDGVLDLSTKKSARLEEPKYDPLCSENSVSGSSSTADANSEETTSLEKGKSTLNKVLESFCSYHWQQTLAMLKFLIQDENVPIACSCKQTHLVHSETPSSLTEEDVHVPFCNCNGHVLTKRCCLRNQRPNTCLPPLSVCIKDFHSLSCQAVAIGCIKTMVNKACSSHKYCAEQSQNSNRHSAKAAACTSSTKDCDLLNSIKNSNRSRSPSPPPLSPVQSKEFEISEGSGIDFPTLDNNKLEISINQPPSLLPAESSNGEFEYEGKTCRGKVTEYSDRTLQSTDQEGKNYINSEKVENSEHYAIFQDLMDRINEKLKSIDTTDIATNLVKFSNSDRAPENDVKLGDFITSLLHNAKASDYSFMELLRQHDKQMENKIIQTRFRKRQETLFAMYNSPDSPFIRRQSLQIKRQLASLDETLVRKKSISDRNAKKSTKTFDKIYPNKRHSFTVIEDKALQCLESNPRMNCQTKPMCFPVHQTESFKLPLTNFQTSSDFLLLSENSAIAANQAKFAKTQGDCESLKESDQIPQEESNGIPGRTKRNIVPPGWYSVYVTNNIVFRKSSDAKKSLEGLENMEINKDVHAERCSDINISKIVRDTNLQVVVERLEDTINLAKKTNSSWLDAYKISQKLKDNAYEQIINPLARRGLPFSLSETGYTGQSFLPHSHVPSSSKTKTMCVTTNKQEMVIDQEINDCLLKSLTFDSSSSTSNNENSHTISEAGEISSPLSYSSPIKLMFVSEVNSSEGVKYTLTSATASSKGNTDICLFQGHPNSVLDKQTTKDLSHAVCDKDFDCKENDAKEESDCAYAEEITSSCAVVQTNLNDSKQNEVVEKSNSSSESVLKRKPGRPKKIGPQVVKQVKRPIGRPPKPKIDVTESMEHRPALNSDGKSTKSDAAVTEEVNGNKNITVTVVFGRSRRTKRYVSEGNPNVISTLPTKHVDFSVANDHSKVRHSTETENALSEIVKALQKPSTENEVSGYDYVRPIKSNLASPHPCSNIIRPIKKPLTTVRKPGRPAKVKISGISVTVNRFSPQERKVSISNCLPPLQQQNVLEKNIPQERNNQLCNNMGQVKSMQKDSREDGSNNVITTVSRKREIPLRHSVRDRKPSLHFLHSLASSSAFTCRSALLHKSYKLHLRKAKDQKERRRQSNQSATSKDTSEMRNSGSAKKDLKDGEFGPINDVSSDPIFSSKPSLRWWATSTSSDTLMEELNNRFEQITNTWLRVGGNEFDKCVCENRDPVEQDCNTEMSNPLDSCLVELETSPIKMLFQKKCNMNELCTWFMQTTETQSLSLVRKANARNPLEVVSTREIKVETKQSDLSTCPFRKHFKKFALSSPSKPAGKLQILHNMVRSPVLSMKSNFTLARLKRNDFKKLQHDRWGQTKKKLYNQAPGGWKSKRKNLQFFCQSQLFKSTSGESNDGMPKLQEKNTVEMQPTQTLVESQSSLLPTENEARDAFVQQMMGSSDFNPHPGLANILYKSHAETNGTICCQQNGRKEQSQDKLFQNTWKARTFKDCRIFLRKINHIEQHNSFKLNNVIYSPEAVESKSHPAYLEEKRHPLLRSHSTKQNALKKQENEMETSKGSNSSKVTERLDDQFHSRKLSSGVSHDDIPAGSSEVVIRINKRKSPQWETTDTNVRKRHKRQSCNSGQMATYYPKCQVAHYK is encoded by the coding sequence ttcaagCTCAACAGCTGATGCAAATTCTGAGGAAACAACTagtttggaaaaaggaaaatcaacaTTAAACAAAGTTTTGGAGTCTTTTTGTTCATATCACTGGCAACAGACTTTGGCTATGTTAAAATTTTTAATACAAGATGAAAATGTTCCTATAGCTTGCAGTTGCAAGCAAACACATTTGGTCCACTCTGAAACTCCCAGTTCCCTTACTGAAGAGGATGTTCACGTTCCATTTTGCAATTGCAATGGACATGTGCTGACAAAAAGGTGCTGTTTACGAAATCAAAGACCAAACACTTGTTTACCACCTCTATCTGTTTGTATTAAAGATTTCCATTCTTTGTCATGCCAAGCTGTAGCAATTGGATGTATTAAGACAATGGTGAACAAAGCGTGTAGTTCTCATAAGTATTGTGCTGAACAATCGCAAAATTCTAACAGGcattctgcaaaagcagcagcatgtacATCTTCAACTAAGGACTGTGATCTGttaaacagcattaaaaattcaaatagaTCTCGCAGCCCATCACCACCTCCCCTGTCACCTGTACAGAGTAAAGAATTTGAAATATCAGAAGGATCAGGCATAGATTTTCCAACTTTAGATAACAACAAGCTTGAAATATCCATCAACCAGCCTCCATCCCTCTTGCCAGCTGAAAGTAGCAATGGAGAATTTGAATATGAAGGTAAAACATGCAGAGGAAAAGTGACTGAATACTCAGATAGAACACTGCAATCAACAGATCAAGAAGGCAAAAATTACATAAATTCTGAGAAGGTTGAGAACAGTGAACATTATGCCATTTTTCAAGATTTAATGGACCGTAttaatgaaaagttaaaatcaATAGACACTACAGACATAGCAACAAATCTCGTAAAGTTTTCTAATAGTGACAGGGCACCAGAAAATGATGTAAAATTAGGAGACTTCATAACCTCCCTTTTGCATAACGCTAAGGCAAGTGATTATAGTTTTATGGAATTACTTCGCCAACATgataaacaaatggaaaataaaattatccaaACAAGATTCCGCAAGCGTCAGGAAACGTTATTTGCAATGTATAATTCTCCTGATTCTCCATTCATTCGGCGACAGTCTTTGCAAATCAAGAGGCAGCTTGCAAGCCTTGATGAAACACTTGtaagaaaaaagtcaatttctgatagaaatgcaaagaaatctACAAAGACTTTTGATAAGATATACCCAAACAAAAGACACAGTTTTACAGTGATAGAAGATAAAGCTTTGCAATGTCTTGAAAGTAATCCGCGTATGAATTGCCAAACCAAACCAATGTGCTTTCCAGTACACCAAACAGAGTCTTTCAAACTACCTCTTACTAATTTTCAAACCAGCTCTgactttctgcttctttcagaaaacagtgcTATTGCAGCCAACCAGGCTAAATTTGCAAAAACACAAGGAGATTGTGAAAGCCTAAAAGAGTCTGATCAGATTCCTCAGGAGGAAAGTAATGGAATCCCGGGCAGAACTAAACGCAACATTGTGCCTCCTGGATGGTACTCTGTGTATGTAACAAACAATATTGTATTTAGGAAATCATCTGATGCAAAAAAGTCTTTAGAAGGTTtggaaaatatggaaataaataaagatgttcATGCTGAAAGGTGCAGTGACATAAATATAAGCAAAATTGTGAGAGACACAAATCTGCAAGTTGTTGTAGAGCGTTTAGAAGATACAATAAACTTAGCTAAAAAGACTAACAGCTCATGGTTGGATGCTTACAAAATAagccaaaaattaaaagataatgCCTATGAACAGATTATCAACCCGCTTGCTAGACGAGGTTTACCTTTCAGTCTGAGTGAAACTGGATACACAGGACAAAGCTTCCTTCCACATTCACATGTGCCAAGCAGcagtaaaaccaaaaccatgTGTGTGAcgacaaacaaacaagagatGGTTATAGATCAAGAAATTAATGACTGCCTTTTGAAGTCTCTGACCTTTGATTCATCCAGTTCTACTTCCAATAATGAGAACTCACATACAATTTCTGAAGCTGGGGAAATCTCATCTCCCTTAAGCTACTCAAGTCCTATTAAGCTTATGTTTGTCTCAGAGGTTAATAGTAGTGAAGGAGTCAAATACACTTTGACGTCTGCAACTGCATCTTCTAAAGGAAACACggatatttgtttatttcaggGGCATCCAAACAGTGTGTTAGACAAACAGACCACAAAGGATCTTTCTCATGCAGTCTGTGACAAGGATTTtgattgcaaagaaaatgatgcCAAGGAGGAATCAGACTGTGCTTATGCAGAAGAAATTACAAGCTCTTGTGCAGTTGTTCAAACTAACTTAAATGactcaaagcaaaatgaagttgTGGAGAAATCAAACAGTAGCAGTGAATcggttttaaaaagaaagcctgGTAGACCAAAGAAAATAGGTCCTCAAGTCGTTAAGCAGGTTAAGAGACCTATTGGGCGGcctccaaaaccaaaaatagaCGTAACTGAAAGTATGGAACATAGACCTGCACTTAACAGTGACGGTAAAAGTACCAAATCAGATGCAGCAGTCACGGAAGAAGTTAACGGcaacaaaaatattactgtGACGGTTGTTTTTGGAAGGTCAAGAAGAACTAAAAGATATGTTTCTGAAGGTAATCCAAATGTCATCAGCACTCTGCCCACAAAACACGTTGATTTCAGTGTTGCCAATGACCACAGCAAAGTGCGGCATAGCACggaaactgaaaatgctttgaGTGAAATAGtaaaagccttacagaagccTTCTACTGAAAATGAGGTCTCTGGTTATGACTATGTTAGACCTATCAAGAGTAACCTAGCATCACCACACCCTTGCAGCAATATTATACGGCCGATTAAGAAACCCTTAACCACCGTTCGAAAGCCTGGTAGGCcagcaaaagtaaaaatctCTGGTATATCCGTGACTGTTAATAGATTTTCacctcaggaaagaaaagtgagtATTAGCAACTGTTTGCCTCCTTTACAACAGCAGAATgtgttagaaaaaaacataccacAAGAGAGAAACAATCAACTGTGCAATAATATGGGTCAAGTAAAGAGCATGCAGAAAGATTCTAGAGAAGATGGATCAAACAATGTTATTACGACAGTGTCAAGGAAACGTGAAATTCCATTAAGACATTCTGTTAGAGACAGAAAaccttcactgcattttttacaTTCATTAGCATCCTCTAGTGCGTTTACTTGTAGAAGTGCCTTGTTACATAAGTCTTATAAGCTCCATTTGAGAAAAGCTAAAGATCAAAAGGAAAGACGTAGGCAATCAAATCAGAGCGCCACATCCAAAGATACCTCAGAAATGCGAAATTCAGGAAGTGCAAAAAAGGATCTTAAGGATGGCGAATTTGGGCCCATTAATGATGTATCATCGGATCCCATCTTTTCATCGAAGCCTTCTCTCAGGTGGTGGGCTACTTCCACTTCAAGCGACACATTGATGGAAGAACTAAATAATAGATTTGAACAGATAACGAATACCTGGTTGCGAGTGGGGGGAAATGAGTTTgataaatgtgtgtgtgaaaacaGGGATCCCGTTGAACAGGACTGTAACACTGAAATGTCAAACCCTTTAGACTCCTGCCTTGTAGAACTTGAAACATCAcctataaaaatgcttttccagaaaaagtgTAATATGAATGAGCTCTGCACCTGGTTTATGCAAACTACAGAAACGCAGTCTCTCTCTCTAGTGAGAAAGGCAAATGCTCGCAATCCTTTAGAAGTAGTTAGTACTAGAGAGATAAAGGTGGAAACAAAGCAATCTGACCTTAGTACTTGCCCTTTCagaaagcactttaaaaagTTTGCACTATCCTCTCCTTCAAAACCAGCAGGGAAACTACAGATATTACATAACATGGTGAGGTCTCCAGTCTTAAGcatgaaaagtaattttacttTAGccagattaaaaagaaatgactttAAGAAGTTACAGCATGATAGGTGgggacaaacaaaaaaaaagctgtataaCCAGGCTCCTGGAGGCTggaaatcaaaaaggaaaaatttacAGTTCTTTTGCCAAAGCCAGTTGTTTAAAAGTACAAGTGGGGAAAGCAATGATGGAATGCCCAagctccaggaaaaaaacacagtagaaATGCAGCCCACTCAGACTTTGGTAGAATCTCAGAGTAGCCTCTTGCCAACTGAAAATGAAGCCAGAGATGCATTTGTTCAACAGATGATGGGATCTTCTGACTTTAACCCACATCCCGGTTTAGCAAATATACTCTATAAGTCACATGCAGAGACAAATGGAACAATTTGTTGCCAGCAAAATGGtagaaaagaacaaagccaAGATAAACTGTTTCAGAATACATGGAAAGCCAGAACCTTTAAAGATTGTagaatatttctgagaaaaatcaaCCATATTGAGCAGCACAATTCATTTAAGTTAAATAATGTCATTTATTCTCCTGAAGCTGTTGAAAGTAAAAGCCATCCGGcctatttggaagaaaaaagacatccTCTTTTAAGGTCCCATTCTACTaagcaaaatgcattaaagaaacaagaaaatgaaatggaaacatCTAAAGGATCTAATTCATCTAAAGTGACTGAAAGGCTGGATGACCAgtttcacagcagaaaattaAGTAGTGGTGTAAGCCATGATGATATTCCTGCTGGTAGTTCTGAAGTTGTTAtcagaataaacaaaagaaaaagtccaCAATGGGAGACCACTGATACAAATGTAAGAAAAAGGCATAAGAGACAATCATGCAATAGTGGACAAATGGCAACTTATTACCCAAAGTGCCAAGTAG